One window of the Magnolia sinica isolate HGM2019 chromosome 19, MsV1, whole genome shotgun sequence genome contains the following:
- the LOC131234936 gene encoding glucose-1-phosphate adenylyltransferase large subunit 1, chloroplastic-like — MDYMDLVQGHHQSGADITIACLPMDDSRASNFGLMKIDNKGRVLFFNEKPKGEELKAMAVDTTVLGLSREKAEKKPYIASMGVYVFKEILLNLLRYGFQAAYRFYDF, encoded by the exons ATGGACTATATGGACTTGGTTCAG GGCCATCATCAAAGTGGTGCAGATATTACTATTGCTTGTCTCCCTATGGATGACAG TCGTGCCTCAAACTTTGGTTTAATGAAGATAGACAACAAAGGAAGGGTTCTTTTCTTTAATGAAAAGCCCAAAGGAGAGGAATTGAAAGCAATG GCGGTGGATACTACAGTTTTGGGCCTTTCACGAGAGAAGGCAGAAAAGAAACCATACATTGCTTCCATGGGAGTGTATGTCTTCAAGGAGATACTCTTGAATCTTCTAAGGTATGGTTTTCAAGCTGCATATAGATTCTATGATTTTTAA